The proteins below come from a single Methylobacterium sp. SyP6R genomic window:
- a CDS encoding isocitrate lyase/PEP mutase family protein, translating into MTEPMRATQTLKAILARREAVSVPGAANALFARVVEDLGFEAVYVTGAGLANMHLGAPDIGLTTVTEVASAVAAVADAVSLPIVVDADTGFGNAVNMVRTVRLLERAGAAGIQIEDQVFPKKCGHFTGKDVIPAGEMVQKVKAAVDARRDGDLQIIARTDARAVEDLDRAIERARAYIEAGADATFVEAPVSVEELARIARDLPVPQVANIVFGGRTPDPGRERLAGMGFSIVLYANAALQAALKASFDVLGALRRDGSLAGVTDRLASFEERQRAVDKDAWDAREARYRIP; encoded by the coding sequence ATGACGGAACCGATGCGGGCCACCCAGACCCTGAAGGCGATCCTGGCGCGCCGCGAGGCGGTGAGCGTGCCCGGAGCTGCCAACGCCCTGTTTGCCCGCGTCGTCGAGGATCTCGGGTTCGAGGCGGTCTACGTGACCGGGGCCGGTCTCGCGAACATGCATCTGGGGGCGCCGGATATCGGGCTGACCACCGTCACCGAGGTGGCGAGCGCGGTGGCGGCGGTGGCCGATGCCGTGAGCCTGCCGATCGTCGTCGACGCCGATACCGGCTTCGGCAACGCCGTGAACATGGTGCGCACCGTGCGCCTGCTGGAGCGGGCGGGGGCCGCCGGCATCCAGATCGAGGACCAGGTCTTTCCAAAGAAGTGCGGCCACTTCACCGGCAAGGACGTGATCCCGGCCGGCGAGATGGTGCAGAAGGTCAAGGCCGCGGTCGATGCGCGGCGCGACGGCGACCTCCAGATCATCGCCCGGACCGACGCCCGGGCGGTAGAGGATCTCGATCGGGCGATCGAGCGGGCGCGGGCCTATATCGAGGCCGGCGCCGACGCGACCTTCGTCGAGGCGCCGGTCTCGGTCGAGGAACTGGCGCGCATCGCCCGCGACCTGCCGGTGCCGCAGGTCGCCAACATCGTGTTCGGCGGACGCACGCCGGATCCGGGACGCGAGCGGCTGGCCGGGATGGGCTTCTCGATCGTGCTCTACGCCAACGCCGCACTGCAGGCCGCGCTGAAGGCGTCCTTCGACGTGCTCGGCGCACTCAGGCGTGACGGCTCGCTCGCCGGTGTCACCGACCGCCTCGCCTCGTTCGAGGAGCGCCAGCGGGCGGTCGATAAGGACGCCTGGGACGCCCGCGAGGCGCGCTACCGCATCCCCTGA
- a CDS encoding TetR/AcrR family transcriptional regulator, producing MEQEPMVGRAARPMRRRGQARASLILDATETLLAERSAADISLADIAAASGVPLPSVYHFFPNRNAAFEALALRFNEEIYRRSIEVLTDPEPQTWQDLLDRKHRRAAEFQNGRPAALRLFLGAGVSVAVRNADITGNARIALSRARMFEAYFQMPPIPGFVTYLEIAAAAMDGVWALSYGRHGCITERYRQEATAATIAYLRRFLPEFLPRRPLEPAMLARIEVSPSEVSVSMTAAGEP from the coding sequence ATGGAACAGGAACCGATGGTCGGAAGGGCCGCCCGGCCGATGCGCCGGCGCGGCCAGGCGCGGGCCTCCCTCATCCTGGACGCGACCGAGACCCTGCTGGCCGAGCGCAGCGCCGCGGATATCAGCCTGGCCGACATCGCCGCCGCCTCCGGCGTGCCGCTGCCCTCGGTCTACCACTTCTTTCCCAACCGCAACGCGGCCTTCGAGGCGCTGGCCCTGCGCTTCAACGAGGAGATCTACCGGCGCTCGATCGAGGTGCTGACCGATCCCGAGCCGCAGACCTGGCAGGACCTCCTCGACCGCAAGCACCGTCGCGCCGCCGAGTTCCAGAACGGGCGGCCCGCCGCCCTGCGGCTGTTCCTCGGCGCCGGCGTCAGCGTGGCGGTGCGCAACGCCGACATCACCGGCAATGCCCGCATCGCGCTCAGCCGCGCCCGGATGTTCGAGGCCTATTTCCAGATGCCGCCGATCCCCGGCTTCGTCACCTACCTGGAGATTGCCGCCGCGGCGATGGACGGGGTCTGGGCCCTCTCCTACGGCCGCCATGGATGCATCACGGAGCGATACCGCCAGGAGGCGACGGCCGCGACCATCGCCTATCTGCGACGGTTCCTGCCCGAATTCCTGCCGCGGCGGCCGCTCGAACCCGCGATGCTCGCCCGCATCGAGGTCTCGCCCTCCGAGGTCTCCGTGTCCATGACGGCGGCGGGCGAGCCGTGA
- a CDS encoding MFS transporter — MAPTFSAGARLDRLPISGFHRRILWLIGAGMFFDSFDIYLAGGILGALVKEGWSDLRLNAAFLSATFIGMVIGSFSAGILGDRFGRRFTYQANLMIFGLASLAAVLAPDMWSLIVLRFFMGVGLGAEIVIGYATIGEFIPPAQRGRWAAYLSIITNTALFAATLVGYLVIPAFGWRAMFAIAGFGALAVWYARKSMPESPRWLESVGRTEEADRVLGQIEATYGARLPAPRREAVAARPDPGLKILFGKAVIRRTLLATVINVMINVSIYGFVAWVPTFLVQQGLSVGSSLGYTTFMSLGGPVGACLGALIAERLGRRNGLTITSLIAALLGVAYTLAPSIAVATAFGFGLFTCIYLMVALGIAAYIPELFPTEYRLRGTGVASTAGRIAGIFIPQAVVWLYASGGVVPVLAMLVGALLLQALCVGLFGIETRNRSLEDLRPDHDPAVAPAPAAVER, encoded by the coding sequence ATGGCACCGACGTTCTCGGCCGGGGCGCGCCTCGACCGCCTGCCGATCTCCGGCTTCCACCGCCGGATCCTGTGGCTGATCGGCGCCGGGATGTTCTTCGACAGCTTCGACATCTACCTGGCGGGCGGCATCCTCGGCGCCCTCGTCAAGGAGGGCTGGTCGGATCTGAGGCTCAACGCCGCCTTCCTCTCGGCGACCTTCATCGGGATGGTGATCGGCAGCTTCTCGGCCGGCATCCTCGGCGACCGGTTCGGGCGCCGGTTCACCTACCAGGCGAACCTGATGATCTTCGGGCTCGCCTCGCTCGCCGCCGTGCTCGCTCCCGACATGTGGAGCCTGATCGTCTTGCGCTTCTTCATGGGCGTGGGCCTGGGGGCCGAGATCGTGATCGGCTACGCGACGATCGGCGAATTCATCCCGCCCGCGCAGCGCGGCCGCTGGGCGGCCTACCTGTCGATCATCACCAACACGGCGCTCTTTGCCGCGACCTTGGTCGGCTACCTGGTGATCCCGGCCTTCGGCTGGCGGGCGATGTTCGCCATCGCCGGGTTCGGGGCGCTCGCGGTCTGGTACGCCCGCAAGAGCATGCCGGAGAGCCCGCGCTGGCTCGAATCCGTCGGGCGGACCGAGGAGGCCGACCGGGTTCTCGGCCAGATCGAGGCGACCTACGGCGCAAGACTGCCGGCGCCGCGCCGCGAGGCGGTGGCGGCCCGCCCCGATCCCGGCCTCAAGATCCTGTTCGGGAAGGCCGTGATCCGCCGCACGCTGCTCGCCACCGTCATCAACGTGATGATCAACGTGTCGATCTACGGCTTCGTCGCCTGGGTGCCGACCTTCCTGGTCCAGCAGGGACTCAGCGTCGGCTCGTCGCTCGGCTACACGACCTTCATGTCCCTCGGCGGCCCGGTCGGCGCCTGCCTCGGCGCCCTGATCGCCGAGCGCCTCGGCCGGCGCAACGGCCTGACCATCACGTCGCTCATCGCCGCTCTTCTCGGCGTCGCCTACACCCTCGCGCCGTCGATCGCGGTCGCGACGGCTTTCGGCTTCGGGCTGTTCACCTGCATCTACCTGATGGTGGCGCTCGGCATCGCGGCCTACATCCCCGAGCTCTTCCCGACCGAGTACCGCCTGCGCGGCACGGGCGTCGCCAGCACGGCGGGGCGGATCGCCGGCATCTTCATCCCGCAAGCGGTGGTCTGGCTCTACGCCTCCGGCGGCGTCGTGCCCGTGCTCGCCATGCTGGTCGGCGCCCTGCTGCTGCAGGCCCTCTGCGTCGGCCTGTTCGGCATCGAGACCCGCAACCGCAGCCTCGAGGACCTGCGGCCGGATCACGATCCGGCCGTCGCGCCGGCTCCCGCAGCGGTCGAGCGCTGA
- a CDS encoding ABC transporter permease — protein MSKAAISGLMLPFFSLLVLAFLYPLLSLLAISVTEPQPGLAQYARVFENPVYATVLLRTLRVALLVSVLSLVLAFPVAALMARSKGPKLALITACILLPFWSSVLVRTAAWAVLLQRNGLVNGLLTGLGLTDAPVKLLYTQGAVVVAMTHVLMPFMVLPIYGALRNIPPDLTRAAAICGAGPARAFREVTLPLALPGVTGGFILVFLSALGYFITPSLLGSPQEMMIATLISQQIRENLDWPFAAALVGVLTLFVTGITLAFGRLFRFDRLMGARA, from the coding sequence ATGTCGAAGGCGGCGATCTCCGGCCTGATGCTGCCGTTCTTCTCGCTGCTCGTCCTCGCCTTCCTGTACCCGCTCCTCAGCCTGCTCGCGATCTCGGTGACCGAGCCGCAGCCGGGGCTCGCCCAGTACGCCCGGGTCTTCGAGAACCCGGTCTACGCCACGGTGCTGCTGCGCACCCTGCGCGTCGCGCTCCTCGTGAGCGTGCTGTCCCTGGTCCTGGCCTTCCCGGTCGCCGCCCTGATGGCGCGCTCCAAGGGACCGAAGCTTGCGCTGATCACCGCCTGCATCCTCCTGCCGTTCTGGTCCTCGGTGCTGGTGCGTACCGCCGCCTGGGCGGTGCTGCTCCAGCGCAACGGGCTGGTGAACGGCCTCCTCACCGGGCTCGGCCTCACCGACGCACCGGTCAAGCTCCTCTACACCCAAGGCGCCGTGGTGGTGGCGATGACCCACGTGCTGATGCCCTTCATGGTGCTGCCGATCTACGGGGCCTTGCGCAATATCCCGCCCGACCTGACCCGGGCCGCCGCGATCTGCGGCGCGGGGCCCGCCCGGGCCTTCCGCGAGGTGACGCTGCCGCTCGCCCTGCCGGGCGTGACCGGCGGCTTCATCCTCGTATTCCTGTCGGCGCTCGGCTACTTCATCACCCCCTCGCTCCTCGGCTCGCCGCAGGAGATGATGATCGCCACTCTGATCTCGCAGCAGATCCGCGAGAACCTCGATTGGCCGTTCGCCGCGGCGCTGGTCGGCGTCCTCACCCTGTTCGTCACCGGCATCACCCTCGCCTTCGGCCGATTGTTCCGGTTCGACCGCCTGATGGGAGCCCGGGCATGA
- a CDS encoding extracellular solute-binding protein, which produces MKRIVAAALAGTLATALPAAADEVVIATTGGLMRNTLEKLVYRPFAKAAGTEIVPFDIEVPDQWARAEGMVRTKRVEFDIVTATGPDLVSRADMLMDIPCGELAHVKEYALPGACQPKGVARTTGGMVLTYNKTAFGGRTPKSWADFWNVKDFPGPRGLPDTGDRDWWLPAVALLADGVPKDRLFPLDLDRAYAKLDRIRPAVAVWWKTGNQVQQIMRDGEVVMTMSYSGRSLATIKDGAPFAIAWDGALRDTGYFAILKGAPNPKGALTFIDYFYQASESHPSFMRTVGYATSSTKGLAGLPEDEQKLFATYPANYAGLVDPDFKWIGDNRETLRARWTAWLTK; this is translated from the coding sequence CTGAAACGGATCGTCGCCGCCGCGCTCGCCGGCACCCTGGCCACGGCCCTGCCCGCCGCTGCCGACGAGGTGGTGATCGCGACCACCGGCGGGCTGATGCGCAACACCCTGGAGAAGCTGGTCTACCGGCCCTTCGCCAAGGCGGCCGGCACCGAGATCGTACCCTTCGACATCGAGGTGCCGGACCAGTGGGCCCGCGCCGAGGGCATGGTGCGGACGAAGCGGGTCGAGTTCGACATCGTCACGGCGACCGGGCCCGACCTCGTCAGCCGCGCCGACATGCTGATGGACATTCCCTGCGGCGAGCTCGCCCACGTCAAGGAATACGCGCTGCCGGGGGCCTGCCAGCCGAAGGGCGTGGCGCGCACCACCGGCGGCATGGTGCTGACCTACAACAAGACCGCCTTCGGAGGGCGGACACCGAAGAGCTGGGCCGATTTCTGGAACGTCAAGGATTTCCCCGGGCCTCGCGGCCTGCCGGATACCGGCGACCGCGACTGGTGGTTGCCCGCGGTGGCCCTGCTCGCCGACGGCGTGCCGAAGGACAGGCTGTTTCCCCTCGACCTCGATCGCGCCTACGCCAAGCTCGACCGGATCCGCCCCGCCGTCGCCGTGTGGTGGAAGACCGGCAACCAGGTCCAGCAGATCATGCGCGACGGCGAGGTGGTGATGACCATGTCCTATTCGGGCCGGTCGCTCGCCACGATCAAGGACGGCGCGCCCTTCGCCATCGCCTGGGACGGGGCGTTGCGCGACACCGGATACTTCGCGATCCTCAAGGGCGCGCCGAACCCGAAAGGCGCACTCACGTTCATCGATTACTTCTACCAGGCGTCGGAGAGCCATCCGTCCTTCATGCGCACGGTCGGCTACGCGACGTCCTCCACCAAAGGCCTTGCCGGCCTGCCGGAGGACGAGCAGAAGCTCTTCGCGACCTACCCGGCCAATTACGCCGGGCTCGTCGATCCGGACTTCAAATGGATCGGCGACAATCGTGAGACGCTGCGCGCGCGCTGGACGGCGTGGCTGACGAAGTAG
- a CDS encoding ABC transporter permease translates to MRQRLLDAAVAAILAFVLVPILIVLPMAFSETTYLAFPPKGFTTQWFHEFFDDRRWMGALRFSLEIAAATALLATTIGTMASYALLRGAGAIGTVFRALLVGPIVVPHIALAVALYLFFQRIGLGGTRLGYVLAHAVIAMPFVVLTVTAALASVDPALEDAAMICGAPRFTAFRLVTLPLILPNVVSGALFAFIISFDEPVVAFFLAGIRDKTLPRMMFDDIEQNLTPVVPAIAVLLTGLSVAVLVGAALLARLGRTRAAPAGE, encoded by the coding sequence ATGAGGCAGCGCCTCCTCGACGCGGCGGTCGCGGCGATCCTCGCCTTCGTGCTGGTGCCGATCCTGATCGTCCTGCCGATGGCCTTCAGCGAGACGACCTATCTCGCCTTCCCGCCCAAGGGCTTCACCACGCAGTGGTTCCACGAGTTCTTCGACGACCGGCGCTGGATGGGGGCCCTGCGCTTCAGCCTGGAGATCGCCGCCGCGACCGCGCTTCTCGCGACGACGATCGGCACCATGGCGTCCTACGCGCTCCTGCGCGGCGCCGGCGCGATCGGCACGGTCTTCCGGGCCCTCCTCGTCGGGCCGATCGTGGTGCCGCACATCGCGCTCGCCGTGGCGCTCTACCTGTTCTTCCAGAGAATCGGGCTCGGCGGCACCCGCCTCGGCTACGTGCTCGCGCATGCCGTCATCGCGATGCCGTTCGTGGTGCTCACCGTGACGGCGGCGCTCGCCAGCGTCGATCCGGCGCTCGAGGACGCGGCGATGATCTGCGGCGCTCCCCGCTTCACCGCCTTCCGGCTGGTGACGTTGCCGCTGATCCTGCCCAACGTCGTGTCGGGGGCGCTCTTCGCCTTCATCATCTCGTTCGACGAGCCGGTCGTGGCCTTCTTCCTCGCCGGCATCCGCGACAAGACCCTGCCCAGGATGATGTTCGACGACATCGAGCAGAACCTGACGCCGGTCGTCCCGGCAATCGCCGTGCTGCTGACCGGCCTGTCGGTCGCCGTCCTGGTCGGCGCCGCGCTCCTGGCCCGGCTCGGCCGGACGAGGGCGGCACCGGCAGGGGAGTGA